The window ATAACCGATTGGGACAAACTGCATCGCGAGAGGGAGTCGTGAAGCACATGTAAGCATTTACAAGCCAGCTGCCTACAGTTTCCTTGCCTTCACCTACATGTCGTCCTGCCCCAAGTACTGATACCTGGGCGTGCCAACAGCCCCTGACATACCAGTCACCTGGATGACCTGCACGTCTCCAGCCACCAGATCTATGCCGTTATCACTCAACCGAACCCCATCAACTTCCTCGATGAGCAGACACTTGGTGGGTCTATCCGCGGTAACGGTGTAgcagtcggccgaggcccggATCTCCACTCCCCTTCCTGGGAACCGCAGGTACTTGAATGGCTGGGGCCAGTCCATGTCTCTAGAAATCACTTCTCCGCCAGAGCACAGGCGAACGGCGATGACGTGAGGCTCTTCGTGTTCGCAATCAATATCGCCCGAGAAAACGACAGTCGTTCCGTTGGGCGACACAGCTACCCCTGGCTTGCACACAGCGGGCTTGATCTCTGCTCCCGTCTCGATGGATACGAACCGTATCTCAACGTCTCCTTGAAAATCGCGCATCATGCTGCTCGAGACCCAGACGTCGAATCGGAGTCTCTTGGCCGGCCGTGCGTGGCCGTGAGTCCAGTCGTGGTGCTCTCGCTGCACCCCGACGGCAACCGGGCGCATCTGCCGAGAAACGGCGTAATAGGCAGCCTTCTTGCGGAGAAAATAGTCCACGATGGCCCATGAGGAGCATGGCCAACAGTCGTTGAGCTGCCACACGAGAGCGCCGCCGCAGCGACGCCCTTCGCCCCATTGTCGTCTCCATCCACGATACGCAAACGCGAGGGCCTCGCTCTGCACAAGCTGCGACAGGTAGATGTGGCCTTTGAGATCTTCTCGGGGGACAAAGTTCTCCGAGATGTAGGTTGCAATTCGTCGCTCGTGGCCGTGGGCCTTGTTGTGGAAGTCGAGTGTCCTCGATCCCTGATGCAGACCTTCTGGATCATCGCAAAAGGAGCTGATCGTGGATGGCTGAGGAAGACCGACAAGACCAAACTCGCTGACGAATCGCCCGCCCATCTTGTCAAATTTTTGATATTTCTCGCAAGCGCCGTGCCAAACTGCAATGATTCACAGATATCAGCCGAGCGACCATTTGATGGGAGATTTACTTACCCTTCCATTGATGTACGTCGCCAGCCGTCATATCGTTGGCTTCCTTCCCCTTGGATGAAAACGGCGAGCCGGGCCAGTAAGGGACCCCGGAGCTCTCTTCGGCAACCGCCCGGGGCAAGAGGTGTTCGTAGTAATAGCGAGCCGGGTATGTGCTTTGAAGCCATGACTCCGGATCCTTATTCTCCCAATCATACTCTAGCTTGCAATGCTCCTGCGTCTGGTAGTCCTCGTTATTGCCACAGTAAATCACTACGGAAGGGTGGTGACGAAGACGCTTGATGTTTTGCCTCGCTTCCTTGTCGACCGATTCGCGCAACGATTTCCAAGCCGGATAGCTGGCGCAGGCAAACATGAAATCCTGCCACACGAGAATGCCAAGTTGATCGCACGAGTCGTAGAACGCGTCATCTTCGTATATGCCGCCTCCCCATACCCTTTCTTGGAAATTAGCCACATCATCTCAAGGCGTAGCCGAATACAGCTCTCACCTTATCATATTCTGATGACCATCTACCATCACCTTCATCCAGTCATTATATCGGTGTCGGGTGATGCGAGGGAGAAAGTTGTCGGCGGGAATCCAGCAGGACCCTCCAGCAAAGACGTCGATATCGTTCACCCGAAAATAAAACGACTCACCATGCGTATCGAGCTCCTGAACAAGTTCGACGCGCCGAAAACCAGTCTTCCTGACCCAATGATCGACGCACGTCCCGTCCTTAACGATCTCTACCGTAAAATCGTAAAGGGGTTGATCGCCGTACCCAGCAGGGTACCACAGGGCAGGTTCCGCTGCTGTCGTCAGGTTGCATGCTGGGAACTGATCTGCTAAAATTACTTACCGATACTGAATGCAACGTGAGATGAAGGGTATTTCAATGGCTTTGAAGCTCCAGTAGCCACTTCAATACCGTTGTAGGTGATCAAGAGTATGACTTCATCGACCGGTCCTTCTAACTGAACCTCGACATTCCCGGCGACGGTAGAGAGATCTGCACTTATTTCATACTTGATCGCCGCATCTTTTATGTGTGCAGCGGAGACCTCGAGGACGATTGGTCGCCATGGCCCGGAAGTCATAAGGACAGGACCCCAATCCCAGCCCTAGATTGCCTTAGTCCACGACTTCGTAGCTTTATTTGAGGGGCATCCTACCCAATGATACTGCGCTTTTCGCACTCCGATACGGCCTGATTCGCCATTGTGGGCGACATATCGATGCTCTCGGTGCTCCCTTTCCAAGTCTCTGCCGCGCTGCAAGGCGCTTTCGAATTCGATGATGAGGAGATTTCTATCTAGAAGATTCTGGGTGATGTCGATCCTATGGCTGAGGAACATGTTGTCGCTCTCAAGGATGACCGTGCCGTTGAGTTTGACCTTGGCAATTGTGTCGAGGCCCCCAAAAAGTAGATAAACTGACTCTTTATCCACGGACCGAGGTGATGAGAAGCTTGTGCGATATGTCCATGCTTTTTCTCCCACCCATTCCACCGCGAGTTCGTTCAAGCCGATAAAGGGATCGGGAATTCTGAGACATTTCAGTCAGAGACCGTCAGCGGCAGGTCTTCATCCTTCGACTGTACATCTCACCGGCCATTATTGATCAAGTCCAAATGAACCACAGTTGGGACCCTGGTCACGGGGAGCCAGTTGTCCTCAACCCCATCCGTTTGCTTAAACGTCCACCCGGAGGTCAGCGGAATCCGTTGTGCGAATTTTGGCATATCGGCGTCCATTTTCAAAGCAAAGAAATTACACGATCCAAGTGATAACGCTGGCTTGAACCAGGTATTTATGCATGCAACCTGTTTATAGCGgagccatcatcgtcatggTGACTCCCGCTGGACTAGGACAGGTGGATGAGGCATTTATTGATATCAACAAAAAAACAGTGGAAGCAGTACGTCATAGCGAATGCGGAGTTTCGGTGCTTCATATATAGATGAGAATGATCTGACATAAACTTGAATGGAAGAAGCCAGCAGGGGGAAACGACGACGGTTGAGGAGTGACGGCGAAACATTCGGTGACCAGGGGGGGCACTAGATAACACAACTAGTTTGGGGAGAAAAGTTATAGGCGGATATTCAATACATACCCAAGAGTTAAAGATGAAAGGAGATCCATGAAGGCAACCGCAGAGGTTGGTGAGAGTGCCACATTTAGGATGCATAAATGGACTTTGCACTGTAGGATGAAGGAGCAGTATCGTTCTGAAGGGGATTCGCAACCAGGAATGCGAATTGAATATTTCGAGCTCTTTATTTTTCATCGAGATGATATACATCTGATTCATTCATGACCATAATCCTGCCCTCTAGCGCTGGACGTACGACTGAGAGtccgtcggcgtcatcatACCGCCGAATGATGGCTGCTCTCGCCCTGTTTATCCCGTCCGTGTGCTCAAGCGTCAGCTGATTTTCGCTCCCAGAGTCTGGTGAGCTCTTGAAAATCCCCAAGAGCATATTTGTGTCAGTCATGGCGCGTTCCCCGCCAACGAGGAACCTCGGCGGCCTGAAAGCATGTGTAACCGTCGAAACCTGATCCAATAAACTCAGTCATGGCGACCGTGTATGCATGGTCGCTGCCAAGTGGGTTGCGATCATCTTGGCCAAGGTCAAAGGGAATACAATGTACCCTTCGACCCTAAGGTCGGCTCCAGTCCACGGTGAAACGCAAGCCAGAGAGCTGCAGGAAGAGTCCATCTGCATTCGCGTCGGAGACGGAATTCTCGAGTGTCTCGGCGATGACGCGTCCGCTAACTCACTTTACTATCAATGCGTTATGAAATGGATTCATCTCCATCACGTCCCGGATGCACAGCGGGGCGCCGTTGATggtgtcgacgatgcggtcGCAGCAGATGGCGTCACTATTGATCAGAGCGATGTTGGTGTCGTAAAATGCACGCAGGGCATCGGCGAGCATGTTTCCCAAGGTACTCTCTTGGCGGCGGATTATATTGGTTGACCTTCGAGCGGAATGTCGGTGCGCAGCAGGGGTTGCGCTACCTCGATTTCGATTTTGGCATGGACGACGGTGAGAATATCGAGGACTTTTGGTAACGGGAGGATTTGCATATAGTCGGGCAACTGTTCCAGATCAGAGATTTGCTTTGCACCTGATAAGACGCATTAGCCATGATCCCTCTCCATACTGGTTGTCGTGGTCACGAAGCGCATACAGGACACGGCAGGAATTTCTGCCCCATCATTTCCTGCTCGTCCGAGACGCAGTTGGAGGATGGAAAGGCCGCACCAGTCGGTACTGCTCTTGATGATTCGAACATTACCGTCAAAGGTGCTTACTTCGGCCTCGACATCATCAGAAGCAGAATGCGCCGAATCGGAACCCATACTCCCCTCGCCTCTGCAAACAATGTGGTGATTGTGGCCGCCAATTGTGGCCGCCAATTATCACATCTACCCTTTCGTCGCCATGCAGGGTCGCAGCCGACTGGTCCAGATCCTCGACCAAGCGCATGTGGGTGACTGTAACCACTATTTGGCAGTTTCAGACCGGCGAAGATAGGATGCCACTCTTCTAGCAACGGTTGAATGGTCGAGAATGGTGCATTCGGGTAGATGTTGGCAGTTGGATGGCCAGTACCTGTTGGTGCAAGAAGGTTAGCCGCTGGTCGAAGCAATGACACGTTCTACTCACGTTCCAGCCAAGCCGAAGAATCCAACCCAGCAGCCGGCAACTGACTTCACGGCGTATTCATGAGCGGCAGCGAGGAGATGACCTGGAGCTGAAGCGTGACGTGAGACGACATTCGCCAGAGTCCAAGTAAAGGCTGTCTGCTCGGTCAGCTCCAAGAGGTGTGGCTCGTCAAAATCAAAGTCGTGACTTCCATAGCATGCGACGTCCATGTCCAAGCTCTTGAGTACGGGGGCCATGTGGTCTCCGCGGAGGACGGCTGCTTCGAGGGAGGGTGAAAATAATGCATCGCCGCTGAAGACTCGGAGCACGGCTCCGGTTTCGAGGAGAGACGTGCCCCCCCACCCCTTGCCACATAGCTCGGGTCGGCAAGAACCGTTGCGAGCCTGGCTACAAGTTTGACGTCGGAGATGCGATACTGAAAAGTGTGAGCAGTCCAGTTCCGAGTGCCTACTTGGTCCCGACTATGGGGGAGTAGggaggacggaggagcaTACACACCACGTCATCGAAGTGGAGGATGGTGATGACCCGGTCCCCGGTTTCCGAGTGTATGACGGCATTCGAACACGGTGCTATGCGGAATCAAGAAGATGCCAGCAGAAGGATGAAAGCGATGGCCTACAGCACAACCCGGCGAAAATTTCTGAGAGATACGTCCACCGCATGTTCATGGCATCTGTCTCCTTCCCTCGCTGACAAGCTGTCCTGTTTTCTGCACTGTACAAATGGCTACCAGCACGGTAAAGCCGGTGTGTCACGGGCCCATGGTAGAAGCGGGGGTCAGGATGAGGAGCGGGGGTAACTTGCCATcagcgtacagtacagtatatgcCCTCGCACTGCTCTGCTGGCGGATACGAGCAGACCGGCTTCTTggtcggggggggggattgCATGTCATGAGTGCAACTGCCAGATCAGATGTGTTCATGAAATAGACGAAAAGAAGACGTCCGTCAAGGAGTGAATGTATGTTGATGTCGGCCCTAGTGCGCGGTCATCACTCCTGGGCGTGTTATTGCCTACCGCAGTCGCCAACCATGCTTACAGCGTACAGTATGAAGTACTACTGCACCAATGTCGATTCTATCGAACGCTGGATCGACATCTGGCTTTGCAGTCAAGACCGTCTCGAGGCTGTTCTCGTACCACTTCGTGGCGGGTCCCGAATACGCACGACATAGCGACGAGGCATCCTCACCGGTTCAATATCGACCCGTATGTGACGATGGAAAAGGAAATTGAAAAGGAAATCACCATCACCGGATTCCGGTCCCGCGATGTGCGGTTCCCAACGTCGCTCGACGGAACGGGCTCCGACGCCATGAACGTCGCCTGCGACTACTCGGCTGCGTACTGCATCCTCGAGACCGATACAAGGTACTCGGGTCACGGAATGGTACAGAAACGTCCCTGCCCGCGCCACCCCTCGAGAAGATGTGCCTCTCTCACCCGCTAGCGTTTCCTTTCGTGCAGACCTTCACCATCGGCCGCGGCAACGACATTGTCTGCGCCGCCATCAACCACGTCGCTCGGCGCCTCCGTGGCAGGACGCTgtcctcgctcgtcgccaacATGGGAGAGACGTGGCGCCACCTCGTCTCCGACAGCCAGCTGCGGTGGATCGGGCCTGAAAAGGGCGTCATacacctcgccctcggcgccgtcgtcaacgcACTCTGGGACCTCTGGGCCAAGGTGCTCGCCAAGCCCGTCtggcgcatcgtcgtcgacatgggcCCCGAGGAATTCGTCCGCTGCATCGACTTCCGCTACATACTCGACGCCATCACGCccgaggaagccgtcgacaTGCTGCGGGGCGAGGAGGGTAGCAAGGCCGACCGGCTGCGCGACGCGCTCAACAGCCGTGCGGTGCCCGCCTACACGACGAGCGCCGGCTGGCTCGGCTACGGAGACGACAAGATGAAGTCGCTTCTACGCGCCACCCTGGACCAAGGCTATCGGCACTTCAAGCTCaaggtcggcggcagcgtcgaaGACGACCGTCGGAGGCTGTCCCTCGCCCGGCAAGTCATCGgatacgacgacggcaatgtTCTCATGGTCGACGCCAACCAGGTCTGGTCGGTGCCTGACGCCATCGCCCACATGCGGCAGCTCGCGGACTTCAAACCCTGGTTCATCGAGGAGCCGACATCGCCCGACGACATCCTCGGCCACCGGACGATCCGCGAGGCCCTCAAACCGTACGGCATCGGGGTTGCGACGGGCGAGATGTGCCAGAACCGAGTCGTTTTCAAGCAGCTGCTCATGGCCGGCGCCATTGACGTCTGCCAGATCGACGCCTgtcgtctcggcggcgtcaacgaggtcctcgccgtcctgctcATGGCCAAGAAGTACGGCGTCCCGGTTGTGCCGCATTCCGGAGGCGTTGGCCTGCCCGAGTACACGCAGCACCTCAGCACAATCGACTACGTTGTCGTCAGTGGCAAGCGATCGGtcctcgagcacgtcgaccACCTGCACGAGCATTTCCTgcacccatccatcatcaAGGATGGATACTACAAGACGCCGACCGAGCCGGGGTACAGCGTTGAGATGAAAGCGGAGAGCATGGAGCGATATGCGTACCCGGGAGAAGTAGGCGTCAGCTGGTGGACGAGTGACGAGGCAAAGACGATCCTGGACGGCGAAAAGGTGTAGGTTGAGCTTCCGCATTCCAGCACGGACGAGTTGAAGGAATAATACTCTCGGCCCGTGTCGGCGAGAATGAGAGATTGGCATAGATCTCCATCGCAGGCCATCTCGCCTGAATACATCCACACGCACCACGGCCCTTGGTGGTCGTGAACACAGCTGTAATAGTTGCCTTTTACGCCGAGCCGAGCGAACCTGCGATAGCAGATGGTCAAGATGGACAAACGGAGACGTATGATGAGGCAATCGGAATGCAATCGGAATGAATACTACGGCGTACGAAGTACTGAAgagtacctgcatgtacgtaaCACATTCGAGCACATGAGCACTCTGTAGactaatacaagtaattacctagtaattattcctgtgtactccgtactccgtacttactgtactagaTGTGCAAGCagatgcacaagtactgaGCTGGTATGGGCGTATGTGCAAGCCTTGCATAACTCCGCGGCTAATCCCGCACAATGAAGATTACAACGtacaattacagtacggagtacgttgcacatgtaagtattactgtacacctacagtacggagaagtGTTGCTCAACAGGATGTGTACCCTTGTTCcttatgtagttgtacaagcaagtacaagtacgagtacggagtgcatgtactcgtaggTATGAGTATACCACAAAGAGAACTGCGCACTTATAATCACACgacaactacttacttatacaTGTTCAGAATACTCCGCACGACTCTGTACACGGGcttgggtgtacatgtacaatacaagcacacctacctgcGCATAGGACAAGTATATATGCTGTACAACTaggtacagtgcatgtattgctccgtacttaagtatttGTACATGGACAAGTATGCTCACGTACTGGTGTTGTTGGGGATTTATGTATGCCTAGTTCATACAGTATTCGTACAATTTTCTCGTCAGTTTACTACAGAAATGCTTggcaagtaggtgtactgtagtcgtaATGCTGGCATAATTGCGGGCAAGGTTAATTGCTTAATTGTACTGTAGCAAGACGTAATAGTCCTTCAAATTGGTGGGCAGTATTTAAGATCAaataggtacttactgtacttactgtagctGCTCAGTATCCATCCGTACAgcacgtaagtaagtacaatacttacctgcacaataatacttgcttacagtactgtacttcaactacttacttaagcGTATgtcttacggagtacggagtacagtaatacgtactcggtacttcACCTTCACTCAGCTAGGATTGACCAGGCTAGCCTTTCAAGTGGAGTCAACGGCAGCTATGGCAGCGTCTCAGGGGATGGTGCTCACAAGGAACTAATTAGTAGCTTCAACGTCAAGCTCAGAGCACGCATCATTGTCGTCCGTCCACGGCGACTTCTCAAGTCTATCCCCATTGCCATTCGCCTTGCTTCGCGTCTTCGTCCATTCGGCTGCACGGGGTCTTCGTTCGCCTGTTCGCCTTTGGCAGACCCACCTAGTTAAAAACAGAAGCGCATCCCTCGAAGCAGGCCATGTCTTGATGCGATTCGGCCGCAGCACCATGTCGCTCGATGCCACCCTCTTCAACGTCTCCCGGCCGATCCAATCGCTGACGGCCCTCTTCGTCGGCTGGAAGGCCGTCCTGCTCGCCTTCGCTCTCGGTGCCGTCATCGGGCCCGACTACGACACATCAACTTCGCTCTTCTTCGACCGGCTCTACGGAAACAAGACGCGCGtctcgccgctcgccgccagcctCACGCGATGGGACGCGTTGTATTTCGTCCAGCACGCCCGCCAAGGCTACGTCTTTGAGCAGCAATGGGCCTTTGGTGCCGCCATGCCCGGCCTTGtccgcgccctcgtctcTCTCATCCCCTCGTGGATGGcggacggcaacggcgttGCCCTCGagcccctcgtcgccataGCCTTGGCCCACCTCGCCCACCTCACCGCCGTGCTCGCCCTCTACCGGCTCACCATGATCCTCTCGGCGGAAAGGAAGCTCGCCTTCGTTGCGTCGGCGCTGCACATCTTTTCGCCCGCCGGCATCTTCCTCTCGGCCCCCTACGCCGAAAGCCCGTTCGCGGGCCTCACCTTCATCGGAAACGTGCTCTTCGCGCTGAGCATCAAGAATAGGAGCGATCCGCTGGCGCGATCcgtcctcatcgtcggcgccggcatcgtcttTGGCCTCGCCACGGCCTTCCGCTCCAACGGCCTCGGAAGCGGCGTGCTGTTCGCCGTCAGCGCCGTCCACGGCCTGGCCGCCCTCGCGCGGGAGCGGACGGTGGCCAACCTCATGGGCTTGGCCGCAGCCGGAATCGGCGGTCTCTGCGTCGCGGCTGGGTCGGCGCTGCCGCAGTTCGTGGCGTGGAAGCGGTACTGCGACGACGCGCTGCCCGAACTCGGTCCGCGGCCATGGTGCTCGCGAACGATACCGAGCATCTACACCTTTGTTCAGGAGGAGTACTGGTGAGTGGCACGGCATGGATGCAGACCCCCGCGTGACCAGCCTGACTGGTTGTGTGTAGGAACGTCGGCTTCCTGCACTACTGGCGCACCAGCCATATACCgctcttcttcgtcgccgcgccgATGCTCGCGGTGCTCATTAAGTCGGGCGTCGACACGATGCGCGATCCCCTCCGCTGCCTACGCCTGGTCcccttcggcggcggcaccggcgaggACTACCGCGTGTTTGTGCGCACGCTGGCGGCCACCCAGACGGCCGTGGCGCTGCTTGCCATCACCAACTACCACGTCCAGATCATCAACCGCATGTCCTCCGGGTACCCCGTGTGGTACTGGTGGGTGGCGAGGTGCCTGGTGGACGAGAAGCGGCAGGCATGGGGACGACGCATcttcgtcttcatcgtcatGTACGCCGGCATCCAGGGCGGCCTGTTTGCCTCCTTTCTACCGCCCGCATAGGCCAGCGTGCGGCACGGGACACGAATACGgcggacgatgatgacgaggcgAGCACAAGTTTGTGTGTGCAAGCTGCGGACACGAGTGAGTGTGTGCGGGTGTGGGTGAAGGTGTGttcatacatgtacagtacggagtacta of the Drechmeria coniospora strain ARSEF 6962 chromosome 01, whole genome shotgun sequence genome contains:
- a CDS encoding putative L-alanine-DL-glutamate epimerase and related enzymes of enolase superfamily; this encodes MLTAYSMKYYCTNVDSIERWIDIWLCSQDRLEAVLEIEKEITITGFRSRDVRFPTSLDGTGSDAMNVACDYSAAYCILETDTRYSGHGMTFTIGRGNDIVCAAINHVARRLRGRTLSSLVANMGETWRHLVSDSQLRWIGPEKGVIHLALGAVVNALWDLWAKVLAKPVWRIVVDMGPEEFVRCIDFRYILDAITPEEAVDMLRGEEGSKADRLRDALNSRAVPAYTTSAGWLGYGDDKMKSLLRATLDQGYRHFKLKVGGSVEDDRRRLSLARQVIGYDDGNVLMVDANQVWSVPDAIAHMRQLADFKPWFIEEPTSPDDILGHRTIREALKPYGIGVATGEMCQNRVVFKQLLMAGAIDVCQIDACRLGGVNEVLAVLLMAKKYGVPVVPHSGGVGLPEYTQHLSTIDYVVVSGKRSVLEHVDHLHEHFLHPSIIKDGYYKTPTEPGYSVEMKAESMERYAYPGEVGVSWWTSDEAKTILDGEKV
- a CDS encoding glycosyltransferase family 76; the encoded protein is MRFGRSTMSLDATLFNVSRPIQSLTALFVGWKAVLLAFALGAVIGPDYDTSTSLFFDRLYGNKTRVSPLAASLTRWDALYFVQHARQGYVFEQQWAFGAAMPGLVRALVSLIPSWMADGNGVALEPLVAIALAHLAHLTAVLALYRLTMILSAERKLAFVASALHIFSPAGIFLSAPYAESPFAGLTFIGNVLFALSIKNRSDPLARSVLIVGAGIVFGLATAFRSNGLGSGVLFAVSAVHGLAALARERTVANLMGLAAAGIGGLCVAAGSALPQFVAWKRYCDDALPELGPRPWCSRTIPSIYTFVQEEYWNVGFLHYWRTSHIPLFFVAAPMLAVLIKSGVDTMRDPLRCLRLVPFGGGTGEDYRVFVRTLAATQTAVALLAITNYHVQIINRMSSGYPVWYWWVARCLVDEKRQAWGRRIFVFIVMYAGIQGGLFASFLPPA